In a single window of the Rhinolophus ferrumequinum isolate MPI-CBG mRhiFer1 chromosome 21, mRhiFer1_v1.p, whole genome shotgun sequence genome:
- the ADAM11 gene encoding disintegrin and metalloproteinase domain-containing protein 11 isoform X4, with translation MQGTRLPVHCPYPFCSSEPAEAEKEKVRRGYPTVHSETKYVELIVINDHQLFEQMRQSVVLTSNFAKSVVNLADVMYKEQLNTRIVLVAMETWADGDKIKVQDDLLETLARLMVYRREGLPEPSDATHLFSGRTFQSTSSGAAYVGGICSLSRGGGVNEYDNMGAMAVTLAQTLGQNLGMMWNKHRSSAGDCKCPDNWLGCIMEDTGFYLPRKFSRCSIDEYNQFLQEGGGSCLFNKPLKLLDPPECGNGFVEAGEECDCGSVQECNRAGGNCCKKCTLTHDAMCSDGLCCRRCKYEPRGVSCREAVNECDIAETCTGDSSQCPPNLHKLDGYYCDHEQGRCYGGRCKTRDRQCQALWGHVAADRFCYEKLNVEGTERGNCGRKGSGWVQCNKQDVLCGFLLCVNISGAPRLGDLGGDISSVTFYHQGKELDCRGGHVQLADGSDLSYVEDGTACGPNMLCLDHRCLPASAFNFSTCPGSGERRVCSHHGVCSNEGKCICQPDWTGKDCSIHNPLPTSLPTGETEKYKGPSGTNIIIGSIAGAVLVAAIVLGGTGWGFKNIRRGRSGGA, from the exons ATGCAGGGAACCAG GCTGCCTGTTCACTGCCCCTATCCATTCTGCTCCTCTGAACCGGCCGAGGCTGAGAAGGAAAAG GTCCGCCGGGGCTACCCTACAGTGCACAGTGAGACGAAGTACGTGGAGCTGATCGTTATCAATGACCACCAGCTG TTTGAGCAGATGCGACAGTCAGTGGTCCTCACCAGCAACTTTGCCAAGTCCGTGGTGAACCTGGCAGATGTG ATGTACAAGGAGCAGCTCAATACCCGAATCGTGCTGGTTGCTATGGAAACGTGGGCAGATGGGGACAAGATCAAGGTGCAGGATGACCTCCTAGAGACCCTGGCCCGGCTCATGGTCTACCGGCGGGAGGGCCTGCCTGAGCCCAGCGATGCCACCCATCTCTTCTC GGGCAGGACTTTCCAGAGCACCAGTAGCGGGGCTGCCTACGTGGGGGGCATCTGCTCTCTgtccaggggtgggggtgtgaaTGAG TACGACAACATGGGGGCCATGGCGGTGACCCTGGCCCAGACGCTGGGGCAGAACCTGGGCATGATGTGGAATAAACACCGGAGCTCAGCAG GGGACTGCAAGTGTCCGGACAACTGGCTGGGCTGCATCATGGAGGATACTGG gTTCTACCTGCCCCGCAAGTTCTCGCGCTGCAGCATCGACGAGTACAACCAGTTTCTGCAGGAGGGCGGCGGGAGTTGCCTTTTCAACAAGCCCCTCAAG CTGCTGGACCCCCCTGAGTGCGGAAACGGCTTTGTGGAGGCAGGGGAGGAGTGCGACTGTGGCTCGGTTCAG GAGTGCAACCGCGCGGGCGGGAACTGTTGCAAGAAATGCACCCTGACTCACGATGCCATGTGCAGCGACGGGCTCTGTTGTCGCCGCTGCAAG TATGAACCGCGGGGTGTGTCCTGTCGCGAGGCCGTGAACGAGTGCGACATCGCGGAGACCTGCACTGGGGACTCGAGCCAG TGTCCCCCTAACCTGCACAAGCTGGATGGTTACTACTGCGATCATGAACAG GGCCGCTGCTATGGAGGTCGCTGCAAAACCCGGGACCGGCAATGCCAAGCCCTTTGGGGCCATG TTGCTGCTGATCGCTTCTGCTATGAGAAGCTGAATGTGGAGGGGACGGAGCGTGGGAACTGTGGGCGCAAGGGGTCAGGCTGGGTCCAGTGCAATAAACA GGACGTGCTCTGTGGCTTCCTACTCTGCGTCAACATCTCTGGAGCTCCTCGGCTGGGGGACCTAGGGGGAGACATCAGCAGTGTCACCTTCTACCACCAGGGCAAGGAGCTGGACTGCAG GGGTGGCCACGTGCAGCTGGCTGATGGCTCAGACCTGAGCTATGTGGAGGACGGCACTGCCTGCGGGCCCAACATGCTGTGCCTGGATCATCGCTGCCTGCCAGCCTCTGCCTTCAACTTCAGCACCTGCCCGGGCAGTGGGGAGCGCCGCGTCTGCTCCCACCATGGG GTCTGTAGCAACGAAGGGAAGTGCATCTGTCAGCCAGACTGGACAGGCAAAGACTGCAGTATCCACAACCCCCTGCCCACATCTCTGCCCACTGGGGAGACGGAGAAATATAAAG gtcCCAGCGGCACCAACATCATCATTGGCTCCATCGCCGGGGCTGTCCTGGTTGCGGCCATCGTCCTGGGCGGCACAGGCTGGGGATTTAA AAACATCCGCCGAGGAAG GTCCGGAGGGGCCTAA